In the Streptomyces sp. 3214.6 genome, GTTCGAGGGCAACTGGAAGAGCGACAACAACGGCTACAACCTGCTCGTCGTCCCCGACACCGACAAGGGCGAGAACAGGCTGCACGTGGAGATTCCCTATCTCGGCTCGGTCATCGCCCAGGACCTCAGCGGCGAGACGACGACGCCCGGACTGCTGCAGACCCCGCCCGACGAGCGCCCCAACATGTGGACCACCTTCTACGGTTTCCGCGCGATGTACTTCACCGCGCTGCTCATGTTCGGCACGGCCTTCGCCGGCGTGGTCCTGCGCATGCGGCGGCGCCTGTTCGACTCACCGCGCTTCCTGCGGTGGATGGTGTGGATGACCCCGGCCGGGATCATCGCCATCACCGGCGGCTGGATCGTCGCCGAGACGGGCCGCCAGCCCTGGGTCGTCTACGGCCAGCTGCGCACCGCCGACGCGGTCTCCCACCTTTCCGCATGCGAAGTCGCCGCCAGTCTCGCCGGTTTCGTCCTGCTCTACGTCACGCTGCTGGCCGTCTGGGCCCGCTACATCGTCCGCACCGTCAAGGCCGGCCCCGAGGCGCTGTCCACCGGGCCCGCCTCGCCCGACGCATCGGAGGCCCTCGTTGCTTGAGTACGCCAGTTACGCCCTGGTTCTCTTCTCACTCGCCATGTACGTCGTCCTCGACGGTTACGACCTCGGGGTGGGCATGCTCAGCCTGGCGGCCCGGCCGGAGCGCCGACGGGAGTACGGCGAGATCGTCGCCACCGCCTGGGACGCCAACGAGAGCTGGATCATCCTGGTCGGCGTCGTCCTCTGGGCCGGCCTACCGGGCGCCTACGCCGTGATTCTGCCCGGTGTCTATCTGCCGTTGATCGGCATGTTGATCGCCATCATCCTGCGCGGGCTGGGCCTGGAGATGCAGAGCGCGGCCGGCGGCTACCGGCGAGGCTGGGCGCTGCTGTTCGGCGGTGCGTCGCTCGCGGCGACCGTGTGCCAAGGTCTCGTCCTCGGCGCCGTGCTCACCGGCCCGAACCAGCGCAACGGCAGCTTCCAGGGCGGGGCCTTCGACTGGCTCAGCTTCTACGGCGTGCTGTGCGCGCTCGGCCTGGTCGCCGTCTACCTGCTGGCCGGGGCCGCCTGGCTGCAGGACAAGACCGAGGGCTGGTCACGGTCGCGCGTCCGCCGCACCGGACGGTCGCTGCTGGTGGCCACCGCGGTCATGGCGGTCGTACTCGGCCTGCTGCTGTCGAGTTCCGACCCACAGCAGCTGCAACCGGGCCAGCCCCTGCGGGGCGTGCTGTTCTGGCTCACGGTCGTGGGCGCCGTCGTGGCCGGTGCGGTCGCCTGGCACGGCTTCGGCCGTCGCCCCGACTGGCGGCCGTTCGC is a window encoding:
- a CDS encoding cytochrome d ubiquinol oxidase subunit II produces the protein MLEYASYALVLFSLAMYVVLDGYDLGVGMLSLAARPERRREYGEIVATAWDANESWIILVGVVLWAGLPGAYAVILPGVYLPLIGMLIAIILRGLGLEMQSAAGGYRRGWALLFGGASLAATVCQGLVLGAVLTGPNQRNGSFQGGAFDWLSFYGVLCALGLVAVYLLAGAAWLQDKTEGWSRSRVRRTGRSLLVATAVMAVVLGLLLSSSDPQQLQPGQPLRGVLFWLTVVGAVVAGAVAWHGFGRRPDWRPFAAVATMTLCGLLGLVVLSAPVVVPPGLTAHQAASPHSSQLFLVLGVGVCMPFVLAYNVYAWRSFRGKYTDPVERPIPPLYARTYALVVSSTPSSSTPGTIVRRTLLVVLGILATALSQDAFGGVADWIGPVGVVLLGCTALAAWIVGDRRDRRAGYFHADIADIADITGIEAETSS